The Brassica napus cultivar Da-Ae chromosome C7, Da-Ae, whole genome shotgun sequence genomic interval ACTACTTTATTCAATTTTTGTGAGAGAATTTCGATCAACCAGGCACGACTCACAAATTCCTCGCAAACCCACCACAAATGTGTGAGGATGTTGTGATAAGCCAAGAACATGCAAATCCCTCGCAAATTTCGATCAACCAGGCACGACTCACAAATTCCTCGCAAACCTACCACAAATATGTGAGAATGTTGTGATAAACCAAGAGTAACAAGCAAATCCATCGCAAATTTTCGAGAGATTtgcaaagatatatttttatctagCAATTCCTTTGACGCAAATTTTTGAGGAGAATTTTTCTCTTAAATTATCCTCGCAAATCGACATATTTTGTAGTGcaagtttctttttaaaatatgatagtaACTATTATTTAACTTCAGCTTGGCTAAAAATCACCAACGGAGTGCTGCCTTCCGTTAAAAGTTAGCATATAGTATGGATTGGACGAATAACATACAATTTTTTcaactaataaaaccaaaaatgtATAGAAACTGACTAGTTAAATACCATGACCCTTTACTTTTTGCAACCAACGTGAAGAACGGTTAGttacttatctttttttttattggttagtTACTTATCTTTGTTACCTACATACAGtccatgatttttttattgtatttagtTAACAAAGATAAAGTCCAATATTTGGTACATAAAGAGATGAGCATGAAACCATTACTTTCGAATGGATAATCTTACCATCGGATTCTTGACACATACTATAACTTATTTGTTGCAAGTTGCAACTCTCGAATTGGCCATTAATAACACACCTAAACTTCCAATGGATGGCAGAGGTAGATGGCAAGCGAGTGAGCGATTAATGTTAAAGCTACTTGGTTGGCTCGTACTTTTTTTACTGTGTTGCATCTTACTTTTTTTGCTGTGTTGCCTCTTACTTTTCTTACTTTCTTGGCTCGTACGACTGATATATTCATTGACTTTTACTCTTTGCATTAGACGTGAAGAATGGTATTTGAGTCGAGCAGCGTGGTGGATTTATCTTTGAGGATCCCAATAAGTCTAATTGTTTTGTATATAAAGAGGTGACTATGAAACCATTTAACAATCACAgtttcttttaccaaaaaaaaaaaacaatcacagtTTCCCGTTTttatccttttctttttctcatttcATTACTGATTTTCAACtaatttacattgttttaaagAACGAGTGCAGTTTGAtcccaaaaaataaaagaagctaCGACTGCAAAAACGCTCTTGGAATTCAATGAGTACCTTTCCTATTACTCTTTCTTtgctcttatttatttttaattctcaGAAACTATTTTAGGCTGCTACAAGAATCTTGTGTCGTCCAGATCAAAGAGATGCACTTCTGGAGTTCAAAAACGAGTTTGAGATTGGCAAACCTTCTCCTTTCTGTACCATTGCTCATCCGAAGACATTGTCATGGGTGAATAACAGTGATTGTTGTTATTGGGATGGTATCACGTGTGATTCTAAATCCGGGGAAGTTATTAAGCTAGACCTAAGTTGCAGCAGCGTCCGTGGCCGGTTTCATTCTGATAGCAAGCTTTTAAAGGTTCAAAGCCTTCGTATTCTCGACCTTTCACATAACAATTTCAGTGGCCAAAtcccattttctttttttttttttttttttttgctaaattgtaaatatcattCATACAAATGAAGGTTTGGTTACAAATTGAACCAGAATCTGCTTAATAGCCATTCTGTTCTTAGAAGCcgcaaaaaagttaaaaaaactcCTAAGAAACACTTGAATTAAAATCAAGACAACCACGAGTGGAGATCCTGACGTTAAAAATAACTTGGAACAAGCAATAACATATACTCTCAATTCCAAGCACTTCTTGAGCTCTCAGTTACGAGAAGAAACAAGAGTAAAGCTACGGGAAACTCGCACGAACACACACCCGAAAGTGGCTCCAAGTGGCTTCGACGGAGGCGGCAGGCAACGGCTCCGGTACACCTCAGGAGGAGGACGCCGAGCAAAGAACCCTAGCTTCCTCGGCGTTAAGACAGAATGTAGACCTGACATTTCCTTGCTGAAAATAAAGAACCAATACAAGTCAAGCGCAGGCGGAACAACATGCTCCTCATTCGGCCACGCGACACAACATAGCATAAGAGACATCAAGGGTAGGCACAGTGCTTCGCCGGAGCTAGGAAATCGAGGATTGAAGCACAGAAGGAGATCAAAGATCTTCTATACAACAGGCGACACAACAGGAAAGCGAGGATATATACCGTCAACTAGCAGAAGACACTGTCAAGGTGGGTCATCCTCAGAACCCTATGAAACAATATCAGGAAGCGAGAATATGGACCTCGAAGAAACACCGTTGGGACACCAGGCTGTCTTCGCTTGGACTACAAACAGAGGTCCTCTGAGGCGGAGAGCCTTGACACCGCCATCTCTCCAAAACGGAGAGGAGAAGCTCTACAGAGACCTTCAAAAGCAAACCTCACGAAATCACACGGGTACAAGCAACCGAGAAGGGAAAGACGAGGCAGCGACGCTAGACCATCCATTCCGGCGGGGCGAGGTCAGATCGGACCCAGATCTGCTCCGATTGACAAAAAGAGGCTGCAATCGAGGCTCCTTAGGCTATCCGACAAAACCGCTCCTCGTCGGCACTCCAGAGACACTACACACGCGAGTGGCTCCGATTAGATTCACCGAGATCGACGAAAATCCAGAACACCGGACAAAGAAGAGGAGTGTAGGAGGAAGAGACTAAGGGAGAAGGCTGAGAATGACGAACGAACTGGTGGGGTGGCGACCGGAGCAGAGGCGTCCGGCCACCGTAGTGGTTGAGTTTAGGTTGCGGCGGCTAGGTTAAAGGTATTAGGTAAAGCTTTTTGTTTTTGggggtttggtttggtttcaaaTCAAATCCCATTTTCAATTCAAAAATTGTCTCATCTTACCAGTCTCAATGTTTCCAGAAATTCTTTTAGTCGTTGCATTCCTTCGTCCATCGGAGACATTCCTAATCTCACTTTTTTAGACCTTTCCCGTAACAAATTTGTTAGTAAAATCCCATCTTCACTTGGAAGTCTACTTCATCTTACCTCTCTGGACctctcaaataatagtttttttggAGAAATCCCATTTTCATTTGGAAATCTTTCTAATCTCATTTCTCTTAACCTCTTTGATAATAACTTTGAGGGTAAACTTCCATCTTCACTTGGAAATCTTTCTTATCTCAAGTTTCTTGACCTCTCTGTTAACAATATTGTTGGTGAAATCCCATCTTCGCTTGGAAATCTTTctcatctttcttttttctacctccattttaataatttttctggTAATATTCCATCTTCACTTGGAAATATTTCTCATCTTACTTCTCTCACCCTCTCTTTTAACTATTTTGTTGGTGAAATCCCATCCTCACTTGGAAATCTTTCTTATCTCAAAAATCTCATTCTTTCTCATAACAGTTTTTTTGGTGAAATTCCGCCTTCTTTTGGCAGGCTTGAGCCACTTGGCCTTCTTAGATGTTGAGTCCAATAACCTTAGTGGTAGCTTCCCTCTTGAACTACTAAATCTGACAAAATTGTCTATTTTATTCCTCTCCAACAATCGGTTTTCAGGCAATCTTCCTTCTTCTTTCAACAACACTCTTGATTTTTCTAATACATCTCCGTCATCTAAGCTACGAGAGTTATACATAGACAATAACAACTTCATAGGACCAATACCCATAACCATTTTCCAATCGGTCAGCCTCGTGAGAGTCCACCTTGGTAATAATCACCTCAGTGGAAAACTTTCTGAAATATTTTTCAATGGCAGCAACCTAAGGTCCCTCCATCTTGGTCATAACCAATTAGTGGGAAAACTTCCAAGATCTTTGTCTAGCTGTTCTTCTTTGGAGGTTCTAAACTTAGAACACAACAGAATTAATGACACATTTCAATTTTGGTTGGAATCCTTAAGAAATCTACAAGTGCTGGTCCTCCACTCTAATGAATTCCATGGGTTGTTACAATATCATCCCAACGTTACTCCTTCGTTCTCTCAGTTGCGAATAATTGACATATCACATAATTCCTTCACTGGAACTTTACCGTCTAATTTTTTCATGTATTGGAGCGCAATTTTCTCAAAGGGAAACCATTCAGAACTGAATTACATTGGAGATCGTTCCTATGATCAAGACTCGTTGGCTTTGATGAATAAAGGACTAAAGATGAAGTACAGAAGGATTCTCACACTCTTAACGGCCattgatatttcagaaaatagGCTCCAAGGAAACATACCTAAATCCATTGGCCAAGTGAAGAATCTTATTGTGCTCAATCTGTCAAGCAATGGTTTCAGTGGGCACATTCCTTCATCTTTGGCAAATCTGACTACACTCGAGTCTCTAGACTTGTCCAATAATAAACTTTCAGGCCAAATTCCACCTTCTCTTGGAGATCTAACAAGCCTTTCAAACATTACGGTTTCCCACAACCAGCTCGTTGGTCCGATACCTCAAAGCACGCAGTTTCAGACTCAAGATGCTTCATCTTTTGAAGATAACATGGGACTTTGCGGTCGCCCTCTCAGTATAACATGCGGAGACATAGACACAGAGATATCAGAAGAACCcgaaacagaagaagaaaaagaagaagaagaagagaaagcagTATTGAGCTGGACTGCAGCTGTCATTGGCTTAGCACCTGGAGTCATCTTTGGATTGATTATTGGGACCTTTGTGACTTTACAAAAGCCTCAATGGCTCATGTAGATATCTGGTGGTATGTTGAACCTCCAACCAACAATTCTTTTTCTGCAAACCCTACAAATGAAT includes:
- the LOC125590409 gene encoding receptor-like protein 35 produces the protein MAEVDGKRAATRILCRPDQRDALLEFKNEFEIGKPSPFCTIAHPKTLSWVNNSDCCYWDGITCDSKSGEVIKLDLSCSSVRGRFHSDSKLLKLREETRVKLRETRTNTHPKVAPSGFDGGGRQRLRYTSGGGRRAKNPSFLGVKTECRPDISLLKIKNQYKSSAGGTTCSSFGHATQHSIRDIKGRHSASPELGNRGLKHRRRSKIFYTTGDTTGKRGYIPSTSRRHCQGGSSSEPYETISGSENMDLEETPLGHQAVFAWTTNRGPLRRRALTPPSLQNGEEKLYRDLQKQTSRNHTGTSNREGKDEAATLDHPFRRGETFPVTNLLVKSHLHLEVYFILPLWTSQIIVFLEKSHFHLEIFLISFLLTSLIITLRVNFHLHLEIFLISSFLTSLLTILLVKSHLRLEIFLIFLFSTSILIIFLVIFHLHLEIFLILLLSPSLLTILLVKSHPHLEIFLISKISFFLITVFLVKFRLLLAGLSHLAFLDVESNNLSGSFPLELLNLTKLSILFLSNNRFSGNLPSSFNNTLDFSNTSPSSKLRELYIDNNNFIGPIPITIFQSVSLVRVHLGNNHLSGKLSEIFFNGSNLRSLHLGHNQLVGKLPRSLSSCSSLEVLNLEHNRINDTFQFWLESLRNLQVLVLHSNEFHGLLQYHPNVTPSFSQLRIIDISHNSFTGTLPSNFFMYWSAIFSKGNHSELNYIGDRSYDQDSLALMNKGLKMKYRRILTLLTAIDISENRLQGNIPKSIGQVKNLIVLNLSSNGFSGHIPSSLANLTTLESLDLSNNKLSGQIPPSLGDLTSLSNITVSHNQLVGPIPQSTQFQTQDASSFEDNMGLCGRPLSITCGDIDTEISEEPETEEEKEEEEEKAVLSWTAAVIGLAPGVIFGLIIGTFVTLQKPQWLM